A section of the Malania oleifera isolate guangnan ecotype guangnan chromosome 2, ASM2987363v1, whole genome shotgun sequence genome encodes:
- the LOC131147910 gene encoding linoleate 13S-lipoxygenase 2-1, chloroplastic encodes MWQTKTASAHTNLISRHNLKLSLSLAFTHHTLIFHQTPTIMSTNIALTLPHPARRLFPRPNAGAGPSSPARQRQPVLPLLYPFNPKNKNSRKNHRAIVSQAAGNTSSNISGAVASSAAEQTSTSVKAVVTVKVTAGGFLSSLDLSKGLDDISDLLGKTLILELVSSELDPKTGKEKKTIRNYAHRVRQDKDEVRYESEMEVPGDFGEVGAVLVENEHHKEMYLKSISLDGFLTGPLFFTCNSWVHSKFDNPQKRIFFSNKSFLPSQTPNGLRRMREKELAILRGNGEGERKTFERIYDYDTYNDIGDPDSSADYTRPVLGGKKHPYPRRCRTGRPPSKNDPLSESRSSSVYVPRDECFSEVKELTFSVKTVSSVLHALLPSLETALVDSNLGFPYFTAIDSLFNEGINVPKLKKQGFFKTLLPRLVKAISDAEDNVLRFETPELYERDKFAWFRDEEFSRQTLAGLNPYSIQLVTEWPLKSKLDPNIYGSPESAITTEMVEQQIRGFMTIDEAIKNKKLFILDYHDAFLPYVNKVRQLKGTTLYASRTLFFLTPDSTLKVLAIELTRPPSEAKPQWKQVFTPTWDATSCWLWRLAKAHVVAHDSGYHQLVSHWLRTHCCTEPYIIATNRQLSAMHPIYRLLHPYFRYTMEINALAREALINAGGIIEGAFSPGKYSMELSSAIYDLQWQFDKQALPADLINRGLAVEDPSAPHGLKLTIEDNPFANDGLLLWEAIKQWVTDYVNQYYPDPSLVESDPELQSWWTEIRTKGHADKKDEPWWPVLKTPKDLIDILTIIIWVTSGHHAAVNFGQYHYAGYFPNRPTIARTNMPTEDPTDEGRKFFLDKPEIALLMCFPSQIQATKVMAVLDVLSNHSPDEEYIGEKPEPSWAEDPIVNAAFERFTGRLKEFEGIIDDRNADCNLKNRNGAGVVPYELLKPFSKPGVTGSGVPNSISI; translated from the exons ATGTGGCAAACAAAGACAGCCTCTGCGCACACTAATCTCATCTCTCGTCATAACCTCAAGCTCTCCCTGTCCCTGGCCTTCACCCACCACACTCTCATTTTCCACCAAACCCCAACAATCATGTCCACGAACATTGCTCTTACCCTGCCCCATCCTGCACGGAGACTCTTCCCCCGGCCCAACGCCGGGGCCGGGCCTTCCTCCCCCGCCCGGCAGAGGCAGCCGGTCTTACCACTGCTTTACCCATTTAACCCGAAGAACAAGAACAGTAGGAAAAACCATAGAGCTATTGTGTCCCAGGCCGCCGGCAATACTAGTAGTAATATAAGTGGGGCTGTTGCTAGCTCCGCCGCGGAGCAGACTAGTACATCTGTGAAGGCGGTGGTGACGGTGAAGGTCACCGCCGGCGGGTTCTTGTCCAGCCTTGATCTCTCCAAAGGGCTCGACGATATTTCTGATCTGCTCGGGAAAACACTCATCTTGGAGCTCGTTAGCTCTGAGCTTGATCCCA AGACGGGGAAGGAGAAGAAGACGATAAGGAACTACGCGCACAGGGTGAGGCAGGACAAGGACGAGGTGAGGTACGAGTCGGAGATGGAGGTTCCCGGCGACTTCGGGGAGGTGGGGGCGGTTCTGGTGGAGAACGAACACCATAAGGAGATGTACCTCAAGTCCATCTCCCTCGACGGCTTCCTCACTGGCCCCCTCTTCTTCACCTGCAACTCCTGGGTCCACTCCAAATTTGACAATCCTCAAAAAAGAATTTTCTTCTCCAACAAG TCATTCTTGCCATCCCAGACACCAAACGGACTGAGGCGCATGAGAGAGAAAGAACTCGCGATCTTACGAGGCAACGGAGAAGGAGAGCGCAAGACGTTCGAGAGGATCTACGATTATGACACGTACAATGACATCGGGGATCCTGACAGTAGTGCTGATTATACCCGACCAGTGTTAGGTGGTAAGAAGCACCCATACCCAAGGCGTTGCAGAACGGGTCGCCCACCGAGTAAGAATG ATCCACTGTCGGAGTCAAGGAGTAGCTCCGTTTATGTGCCAAGGGATGAATGCTTCTCAGAGGTGAAGGAGCTAACGTTCTCAGTAAAGACAGTATCTTCAGTATTGCATGCATTGCTACCATCTCTGGAGACAGCACTTGTGGACAGTAACCTTGGATTTCCATACTTCACGGCCATAGATTCACTGTTCAATGAAGGTATCAATGTGCCCAAGCTCAAGAAGCAAGGTTTCTTCAAAACTCTCTTGCCTAGGCTAGTGAAGGCCATCTCTGATGCTGAAGACAATGTCTTGCGCTTTGAGACCCCCGAGTTGTATGAGA GGGACAAGTTTGCTTGGTTTAGGGATGAAGAATTCTCTCGCCAGACTCTCGCTGGTCTCAACCCCTATAGCATTCAGTTGGTCACG GAATGGCCATTGAAGAGCAAACTTGACCCCAATATCTATGGCTCGCCTGAATCAGCAATCACAACAGAGATGGTCGAGCAACAAATAAGAGGTTTCATGACTATTGACGAG GCCATAAAAAATAAGAAGCTGTTCATATTGGACTACCATGATGCATTCTTACCATATGTGAACAAAGTGCGACAGCTCAAAGGAACAACGTTATACGCGTCACGGACGCTGTTCTTCCTAACCCCTGATAGCACGCTAAAGGTACTTGCCATTGAGCTGACTCGACCGCCTTCAGAGGCAAAGCCACAGTGGAAGCAAGTGTTCACGCCCACCTGGGATGCCACTTCTTGCTGGCTTTGGAGGCTTGCTAAGGCTCATGTCGTTGCTCACGACTCTGGCTATCACCAGCTTGTCAGTCACTG GCTAAGAACTCATTGTTGCACCGAACCTTATATAATTGCAACAAATCGGCAACTCAGTGCGATGCATCCAATCTATAGGCTGCTACACCCATACTTCAGGTATACTATGGAAATCAATGCTCTTGCTCGTGAAGCCCTTATTAATGCAGGGGGAATCATTGAAGGCGCATTCTCACCTGGCAAGTATTCCATGGAGCTCAGTTCTGCCATTTATGACCTGCAGTGGCAGTTTGACAAGCAGGCATTGCCAGCGGACCTAATCAACAG GGGACTGGCTGTTGAGGATCCAAGTGCTCCACATGGTCTGAAGCTTACGATCGAAGACAACCCATTTGCTAATGATGGTCTCCTGCTTTGGGAGGCCATTAAACAATGGGTGACTGACTATGTCAACCAATACTACCCGGATCCCAGCCTAGTTGAGTCAGACCCAGAGCTTCAATCATGGTGGACAGAAATCCGAACAAAAGGCCATGCAGATAAGAAGGATGAACCATGGTGGCCGGTTCTCAAAACCCCGAAAGACCTTATTGATATTCTCACAATTATAATATGGGTAACCTCTGGTCACCACGCCGCTGTGAACTTTGGGCAGTACCATTATGCAGGTTATTTTCCAAACAGGCCTACAATAGCGAGAACCAACATGCCCACCGAAGACCCAACTGACGAAGGCCGGAAGTTCTTCTTGGACAAGCCTGAGATTGCACTTTTGATGTGCTTCCCTTCGCAGATTCAGGCAACAAAAGTTATGGCTGTTTTGGATGTGTTATCAAATCATTCTCCTGATGAGGAGTACATAGGGGAGAAGCCCGAGCCCTCGTGGGCTGAAGACCCTATTGTAAATGCTGCCTTCGAAAGGTTTACAGGGCGGTTGAAGGAGTTTGAAGGGATCATTGATGATAGGAATGCAGACTGCAATTTGAAGAACAGAAATGGGGCTGGTGTTGTGCCTTACGAGCTTTTGAAGCCATTCTCGAAACCTGGGGTGACAGGAAGTGGAGTTCCAAACAGCATCTCCATCTGA